A genomic window from Solanum dulcamara chromosome 11, daSolDulc1.2, whole genome shotgun sequence includes:
- the LOC129874839 gene encoding uncharacterized protein LOC129874839, which yields MSLISRLRHHLPCVLLRQSVQSNVADSYLITSTVFTRHFAQPASKEEEEEEEVQIDQRKLPADYDPANFDPTEHRSPPSDRVWRLVDEVSGLTLVEVAELSSILMKKLGMTEQPMVGVMKAGAAGLAAAAMKGPEAAKEEKKPEKTAFELKLESYESAQKIKIIKEVRSFTDLGLKEAKDLVEKTPAVFKKGVSKEEGEQIIEKMKAVGAKVVME from the coding sequence ATGAGTTTGATTTCGCGACTGAGGCATCATTTGCCTTGTGTACTTTTGAGACAATCTGTTCAATCCAATGTGGCTGACTCCTATTTAATTACCTCAACTGTGTTTACTCGGCACTTTGCTCAGCCCGCTAgtaaagaggaagaagaggaggaagaagtaCAGATTGACCAGAGAAAGCTTCCAGCTGATTATGATCCTGCAAATTTTGATCCTACTGAGCATCGCAGTCCTCCATCTGATAGGGTATGGAGGCTTGTGGATGAAGTTTCGGGACTTACCTTGGTTGAAGTTGCAGAGCTGTCTTCcattcttatgaagaagttGGGTATGACCGAGCAACCAATGGTTGGGGTTATGAAGGCAGGGGCTGCTGGATTGGCAGCAGCAGCTATGAAGGGACCAGAAGCAGCgaaggaggaaaagaaaccGGAGAAAACTGCTTTTGAACTTAAACTGGAATCGTATGAGTCTGCTCAAAAGATAAAGATAATCAAAGAAGTCCGCAGTTTTACTGATTTGGGACTCAAGGAAGCAAAGGACTTGGTCGAGAAAACTCCTGCTGTTTTCAAGAAGGGAGTGTCAAAGGAAGAAGGAGAACAAATAATTGAGAAAATGAAAGCAGTTGGAGCAAAAGTTGTTATGGAATGA